One window from the genome of Garra rufa chromosome 1, GarRuf1.0, whole genome shotgun sequence encodes:
- the LOC141327656 gene encoding nuclear factor 7, ovary-like, whose protein sequence is MNIRITAASVDCVSSAPVILDPNTAHPWLLLSDDLTSVRHSAYQPVPDNPERFDHRFCVLGSEGFNSGTHCWDVEVKQSRYWSIGVTTASNQRKGGVFFNTGVWCVWYDPLGRSPGSGFGVKQHLDRVRVNLDYDRGTVSFSDPVTNTHLHTFTTSFTHTLLPFFWTIDPSSSLRILSINSQ, encoded by the coding sequence ATGAACATCAGAATAACAGCAGCATCTGTTGATTGTGTCTCATCAGCTCCTGTCATTCTGGATCCAAACACGGCTCATCCATGGCTCCTTCTGTCTGATGATCTGACCAGTGTGAGACACAGCGCATATCAACCTGTTCCTGATAATCCTGAGAGATTTGACCATCGTTTCTGTGTTCTGGGTTCAGAGGGTtttaactcaggaacacactGCTGGGATGTGGAGGTTAAACAGAGTAGATACTGGAGTATTGGAGTAACTACAGCATCAAACCAGAGGAAGGGAGGTGTTTTCTTCAACACTGGTGTCTGGTGTGTGTGGTATGATCCATTAGGACGGTCTCCAGGATCTGGTTTTGGTGTTAAACAGCATCTTGATCGCGTGAGAGTGAATCTGGACTATGACAGAGGAACGGTGTCATTCTCTGATCCTGTAActaacacacatctacacacattcacaaccTCCTTCACTCACACACTCTTACCATTCTTCTGGACTATTGATCCTTCTTCCTCTCTGAGGATCTTATCGATCAATAGTCAGTAA
- the LOC141327129 gene encoding uncharacterized protein produces MDDNEEKEKLNKVEEKNHVKSGEKPKLNDSKKRRVKKSFACAQCGKTFTYNQSLERHMRVHTGEKPFTCDQCGKSFTRSAKLKRHMNIHTREKLYKCEQCGKTYMWASNLTQHLRVHTKEKPYSCHLCGKSFSRLEYLKVHQKIHTGVRDYMCFECEKTFTSAGLLKLHQRIHTGEKPYKCSHCDKRFSDSGGMKTHERIHTGEKPFTCDQCGKSFLLSANLKRHMSIHTGEKPFTCDQCRKSFTRSSHLEDHMNIHTREKLHTCDQCGKTFVWATNLRVHLKVHTKEKPHSCHLCGKGFSLLQYLKKHQKTHTGVKEYMCFECKKTFTRAISLKQHQRIHTGEKPYTCDLCGKSFTQKGHLTSHMKVHTGEKPFTCDQCGKSFTESAKLKDHMNIHTREKIHTCDQCGKTFLWASNLKTHLNVHKKEKPHSCHLCGKSFSRLDHLKGHQKTHTGVKDYMCFECEKTFTTAGNLKLHQRIHTGEKPYKCSHCDKRFSDSGGMKTHERIHTGEKPYKCSHCDKRFSQSEGMKIHQRIHTGEKPYKCSHCDKRFCDLGSLKKHERIHTGEKPYKCSHCDKRFSDSGGMKTHERIHTGEKPYHCTECGKRFNQSSSLRTHTKNIHNK; encoded by the coding sequence ATGGATGATAATGAGGAGAAAGAAAAACTGAATAAAGTTGAAGAGAAAAATCATGTCAAAAGTGGAGAAAAACCCAAACTGAATGATTCAAAGAAAAGAAGAGTCAAGAAATCTTTCGCCtgcgctcagtgtggaaagactttCACATACAACCAAAGtcttgagcgtcacatgagagttcacactggagagaaaccgttcacttgtgatcagtgcgggaagagtttcacacggTCCGCAAAACTTAAGAGACACATGAAcattcacactagagagaaactttACAAATGTGAACAATGCGGCAAAACATATATGTGGGCTTCAAACCTGACACAacacctgagagttcatacaaaggagaaaccatattcatgtcatttgtgtggaaagagtttttcacgtCTAGAATATTTGAAAGTACATCAGAAAATACATACTGGTGTGAGAgattacatgtgctttgagtgtgaaaagacttttacttcAGCGGGCCTTTTAAAACTTcaccagaggatccacactggagaaaaaccttacaaatgttcacactgcgacaagagattcagtgatTCAGGAGgaatgaaaacacatgagaggatccacactggagagaaacctttcacttgtgatcagtgtggaaaaagtttcttacTATCAGCAAACCTTAAGAGACACATgagcatccacactggagagaaacctttcacttgtgatcagtgcaGGAAGAGTTTCACACGATCATCACACCTTGAGgatcacatgaacatccacactagagagaaactgcACACATGCGATCAATGCGGGAAAACATTTGTATGGGCTACAAACCTGAGGGTACACCTGAAAGTCCATACAAaggagaagccacattcatgtcatttgtgtggaaagggTTTTTCATTACTACAATATTTGAAAAAACATCAGAAAACACATACTGGTGTGAaagagtacatgtgctttgagtgtaaAAAGACTTTTACTAGAGCAATATCTTTAAAACAGCaccagaggattcacactggagaaaaaccctacACATGTGATctatgcgggaagagtttcacacaaaaaGGACACCTTACATCACATATGaaagttcatactggagagaaaccgttcacttgtgatcagtgcgggaagagtttcacagaGTCCGCAAAACTGAAGgatcacatgaacatccacactagagagaaaatccacacatgtgatcaatgcgggaaaaCCTTTTTATGGGCTTCAAACCTGAAGACACACCTAAATGTTCATAAAAaggagaagccacattcatgtcatttgtgtggaaagagtttttcacgtCTAGATCATTTGAAAGGACATCAGAAAACACACACTGGTGTGAAagactacatgtgctttgagtgtgagaagacttttactacagcggGCAATTTAAAACTGCACcaaaggattcacactggagagaaaccttataagtgttcacactgcgacaagagattcagtgatTCAGGAGgaatgaaaacacatgagaggatccacaccggagagaaaccgtacaagtgttcacactgtgacaaaagattcagtcagtcagaaggaatgaaaatacaccagagaattcacactggagaaaaaccttacaagtgttcacactgtgacaagagattttGTGATTTAGGAAGCCTGAAAAAACATgaaaggattcacactggagagaaaccctacaagtgttcacattgtgacaagagattcagtgatTCAGGAGGAATGAAAACACATGAgcggattcacactggagaaaaaccgtatcactgcactgaatgtgggaagcgTTTCAATCAATCATCTTCCCTACGCACTCACACAAAAAACATTCACAATAAGTAG